GTAACTTGTGGCACTCGATACCATGTTCATGTAAGTTTATGCATAAAGCAGGCTATTACTTGCACCAAACAAAGAGATGCTCAACGGGACAGTAGTGGATGTGTCCCCGAATTCGGAGTTGAAGGCTGTCGAATGAACGCTTATCCTTAAAGACTGAATTGATTGCCTTGCTAGCTGATGGGAACTCTTGAAGCAGGGGAAGGAAAGGAGGAAGAGCCATGCCGCGTGTGATTCATTTCGAAATCTTTGCTGATAGACCGGAACGTGTAATAAAGTTCTACAAAGAGGTTTTTGGCTGGAAAATAGCGAAATGGAAGGGCCCCGTGGAATACTGGCTCGTGACAACCGGGGAAAAGAGTAAGCCGGGCATAGACGGCGGCATAATGAAGCGTTCAAAGAAATCAGAGGCCACGATAAACACAGTCGATGTTCCATCAGTGGACAAATTCATAGCAAGAATCAAGAAAAAGGGCGGCGAAGTCGTTTCGCCGAAGATGGCCATTCCGGACGTTGGCTACATGGCCTACTGCAAGGACACTGAGGGCAACGTGTTCGGCATAATGCACGACGATCCACGAGCAAAATGAAACCAGTCTTCTGGTTCACTCGTAAAAGGGATATTGAGCCCTGGTTTCATGCGGTTTACCCCGGGAGGTAGAGAGATGTTGGGAAAGCACCTTTGCACCGTGATTCTCTTGGTAGTTCTTTTGTCGGTTTTTGGAACACCGGCTACTGCAGTCGAGCCGCACGCCGGAATGCTGCGCTATCCGGATGTGAGCGCAACCCATATCGCCTTTCTCTATGCGAATGACCTCTGGCTTGTTCCGAAGGCGGGAGGCGTGGCAACACCGCTTGCAGGTCCTCCCGGCCAGGAAATGTTCCCGAAGTTCAGCCCTGATGGAGGCACCATCGCATTTGTCGGCAACTATGATGGGAACAAGGATATCTACACAATTCCTGTGACCGGCGGGATCCCGCTACGTGTCACTCATCATCCGACGGCGGAAGTTTTGGACGATTGGACTTCGGACGGCCGCTTGATCTTCTTCGCATATGGTATGCAAACATATCCGCGTGCGACCGAGCTTTTCACCGTGCCCGCATCAGGAGGGCTGCCGGAGAAATTGCCGGTTCCTTACGGGGCGAACGCTGCAATCAGCCCCGATGGCAAATGGCTGGCATACACACCGCATACGGCGGATTTTCGCACCTGGAAACGGTATCGCGGCGGAATGGCCACTGACATCTGGCTTTTCAATCTCAAGGACAACACATCAAAGAAGATCACTGACTGGGAAGGAACTGATACCCAGCCGATGTGGAACGGCGACCGCATCTACTATCTCTCGGACGGCGGTCCTGAACACCGCCTCAATATCTGGCTTTATGACACGAAAACAAGAAAACGCCGTCAGGTCACTGCGTACAAGGACTTTGACGTGAAGTGGCCGTCCATCGGACCCGGTTCGACCGGACAGGGGGAAATCGTGTTCCAGTACGGCCCGGACCTCCAGCTTCTCGACCTTGGAGGCGAGGGCGTGCGGACTGTAAGAGTCACCATTCCCGGCGACAGACCGAAAATCCGGGTCCAGACCGTTGACGCCAAGGACTTCATCTTCAATCGCAATATTTCCTCGACCGGGAAGCGCGCAGTGGTTGAGGCAAGGGGCGACATCTGGACGCTCCCCGCCAAGAAGGGGTCACCGATAGACCTTAACCGGACGAGCGGCATTGCCGAACGCGATCCTGCCTGGAGTCCCGACGGCCAGTGGATCGCTTATTTTTCAGATTCTTCCGGCGCGTACGAACTCTACATTACTCAGTCGGACGGAGCCGGCAGCACACGCCGGGTCACCACGCTTGGAAAAGGGT
The DNA window shown above is from Candidatus Eisenbacteria bacterium and carries:
- a CDS encoding VOC family protein, with the translated sequence MPRVIHFEIFADRPERVIKFYKEVFGWKIAKWKGPVEYWLVTTGEKSKPGIDGGIMKRSKKSEATINTVDVPSVDKFIARIKKKGGEVVSPKMAIPDVGYMAYCKDTEGNVFGIMHDDPRAK